CTCGCCTCCAAAATAATATCCGCAAACCCATTCGTAAACTGAACCTTACTGCCCAAGTCACTGATGTCAACACCGAACCCAAAACTATAACCCAAGCTCTCAAAAGCCCAGTTTGGCGTAAAGCCATGGATGCCGAAATACAAGCCCTCACCAAAAATAACACTTGTTCCACCTTGTCTCTCTCAAAACGTTGTTGGTTGTAAATGGGTGTTTCGTATCAAACGTCACCCCAAAACCAATGCAATCACACAACATAAAGCCCGGTTTGTTGCTCGAGGGTTCCATCAACGTCCCGGTGTCGATTACAATGAGACATTCAGTCCCGTCGTAAAACCAGCAACAGTTCGCCTCATCCTCTCCTTAGCTGTCTCTCAGGGATGGCCCTTGCGCCAATtggatattaataatgcttttttaCAGGGGACACTTTCTGAAGAGGTTTATGTTGCTCAACCTCCAGGTTATCAGGATCCTCAATATCCCTCTTATGTATGCAAATTATCAAAGGCATTATATGGCCTAAAGCAAGCACCGAGAGCTTGGTACAAGGAACTTTGTACTTACCTCCTACAATCAggttttcaaaattcaattgctGACTCATCTCTATTTACAATGCATGATAATGGCTCTATTATTTATTTGCTTGTATACGTAGATGACATAATTGTCACTAGTAATGCTCCCAAGTTTCTGGAAACTTTTATTACTCGGCTTTCCACTCGATTTTCTCTTAAAGATTTAGGACAATTGTCTTACTTCTTAGGAGTAGAGGTCCTCTACCACCCTCAAGGTATGTTCTTAAgtcaaagaaaatatatatcaaaCATCTTGTGCAAGGCTAATATGGAAACGACTAAACCGGCTGCCACCCCTATGGCCACACACACCCCATTGACGTTATCTGGTCCAGCTCTTCAAGATCCTACAGAATATCGAGCACTCATTGGTAGTCTTCAATACCTCAGTCTCACTCGTCCGGATGTTGCATACTCGGTAAACAAGCTTGCACAATATATGCAGCGTCCAACTACTGACCATATGCAGGCACTTAAACGCTTACTACGTTACCTTTGTGGCACGTTGCATCATGGTATCATCCTTCACCGAAACTCTCCTATCACTATTCATGCCTTTTCTGATGCAGATTGGGCTCGAGACAAGGATGACTATATATCCACAACGGCTTACATTGTTTATCTTGGGAAAaatgttaagatatgttaagatattagatattattctgtgaatattctgtagagtcctaactatggtgagttacctaatgtgtacctagggtttaggtaactgagttgtactatatatacgtatgttattaatgagaatgatacgagattacacaatatttgacatggtatcatgagcctaggttaaaaaccctagattttttTTCCGCAAGAAATTTGAGAGAGTGTAGCCGAGTATTGAGAACAGCGACTTTCTTCGCTTGTTGAGTATTGAGATTAGGAGTTAACAATTCCTTAAGTATCACCATGAGTTCCGATGAGGAGGCACCACCAAAGGTcatcgccgccgccgtcgaccTAGACTACTATCTCGGGTCAGGCGACGGCCCCGGTATTGTTATCACCCCTGTGAAACTGAGAGGAGCATCGAACTACGATGAATGGGCCAAAGCcgttcgtcgctcgatgatttcaaaattcaaatttggttttcttgatgggtctgtgaaggagcccattacggacgagacgaagatgaaacattggattgcggtcaattcgatggtggtgtcttggatcacaaacaccattgacgagagtttgcgttcgaatctggaggactttgatattgctcacgagttgtggagtcatttgaggacgcggtactgcgtcgtgtcgggcaccagggtctgccatattaagatggctctgagtggttgcaagcagggcacgtctgagggcgtcatggagtactatggccgcttgtcgaaggtatggaaggagtacgtacagtatgcacgagttcccaggtgtgtatgtgcgggttgtacgtgtaatatagcgaagcaggtgggggacattcacgatgaagatcgtctgcactatttcctaattggcctggatgatcactatgaagccattcgtgcacaactgttagcacgatcgccgttgccaggactcgacgaggcgtaccagacggttatgaataccgagaccatgcgcgccaaggctgcgagaggtccggagagtgtcatggcgttcaaggtcgagactaaggctcggtcgaggtcgggagatgtcagtggcagattttgtggtcattgcaatcgtgagggtcatgaggaagaaacttgttatcagctgattggatttcctgaatggtgggatgagaagaaacgaggtggacgagggcctggtcgaggaggcaggacgtcgattagaggaggcagagtagctcgcggggcagcgtcgtcgaccagtggtgtcgctcgtgccaatgccgtgagcaatgccacaggaggggcgacaaccactgtgacgagtggagacggatcgcatggtgcagtgacgacaaccaatcatgagcttgttggggtgacgaaggagcaagtccagcaaatagttgacatcttgtcacgaccttcaaccaagttgcaaggtaatcttgatttacgttggattgttgacagtggggcatcacgtcatgtgacgggtgatatttcaatcctgagaaatatcaagacatcaagaaatcaacaggttgtgttgccggacggtcaacctgcaaattcaaaccaatatggttcggtggtcttggaggatggtttcgtgctcgataatgttctatttgtgcctaaattgaactgcaatttaatttctgtaactcaattaagtgacgaattacattgtgctgctcaatttactaacaaaatgtgtgttcttcaggaccgctcgacgaggatggtgattggcgtaggtgatcgacaggacggactatattttttccgtggggctccaaaggttcgtgtgctagcagtggagtgtgtggtcgacttgtggcatcaacggatggggcatccgtcggaaaaagtgttgcagttacttcctcatgtgagtcataagattaggaagaataaaacaatttgtgatgtatgtccgcgggcgagacaatgtagggagagttttccagttagtgttagtcgtgctagtcgcacatttgaattggttcatcttgatttatggggaccctacaagactccctcgtcttgtggggcaaagtatttttttaccattgttgacgattattctagaggtgtgtggatttatttactgaataataaaatggaagttgcatcgacatttcttaattttgttgccatgattaagtgtcagtttaatagatcccttcgggtagtacgcagtgataatggtactgaattcaattgcttacaaaattattttcgtcaacatgggattctgtttgagtcgtcgtgtgttgggacgcctcaacaaaatgggagagtcgagagaaaacaccaacatattttgaatgttgggagggcgttacgttttcaaggaaatcttccaataaaattttggggggaatgtattttggccgcctgttacttgataaaccgtacacctaccccgatccttgacaataaaacaccttatgagatgttgtttggtaaaccaccatcgtatgtgcctatccgagtgtttgggtgtctgtgttatgcatataatctccggtgtaaaggggataagtttgagtctcggagtcgccgatgtgtgtttttgggttatccgtttggcaggaagggatggcaactttatgatctagagacacatgagttcttcgtctcacgggatgtcaagtttcatgaagggacgtttccttttgcagatgaatcggatgtgttgccaccggtgcatgatggtcatggggggcttgaccattggagtttggatgagagtgggactacgggtcctgagaccgtgtcgtcgcctgcaggtgatactgctggggtgtcgccgcctacaggtgatactgagggagtgttgtcgcttccgggagctgatgagggggtgtcattgaccagtggtgacgacaggggagtgtcgtcgcctgtgagggaggaacaacaacatgaaacacctagtcgagtggattcagacgtcgtctcctcacagacaggtgtagaggaaacgacgggtagtgacgagagtgagacaaggcagtgtgtggaggatacggagttaggaagggggaagcgtgtgaagtttccgtcgacaaagctgaaagactgtgtgatacatacaatacgggaaaaatatagtacttccgacaaaacacctacggcgtcatcactctcaggtactccttatcctatcacatattttgttaattatgagcgtttttcgtcaaagcacaggcattatatagcagcattgcaagaagggcaagttcctaagagttttaaacaagcgatgcagcatgaggggtggcgtcaggcaatggccgctgaaatcgacgcgttggaggaacaggggacatggacgttggaaaatttaccggaagggaagaaagcactggggagtaaatgggtgtatactgagaagcgtgatgaggatgggaatttgttgagactgaaggctcgattggtatgtttagggaatcatcaggaggaagggttggattataatgagacatttgctcccgtcgcgaagatggcgacagttcgaactttcctagctgtcgcagctgtcaaacagtgggacgtgcatcagatggacgtccataatgcgttcttgcacggtgacttggaggaagagatctatatgaagattcctcctggattccagaagaatcactctgacaaagtgtgtcgaatgagaaagtcgttgtatgggttgaaacaagcacctagatgttggttccagaagttgtcgacggcattgacgcactatggatttcgacagtcgctgtctgattattcgctctttactctgtctaaaggtacgttgcagctgagtgtgctcatttatgtggacgacatgattatcGCGGGCAATAGCAAGTTTGcgcttgagagttttaaggcatacttgaaggagtgttttaaaatgaaagacctcggggctctgaagtacttccttgggttagaggtggcacgaagtagtcaagggttctatgtatgtcagagaaaatatgccctcgacatcatctcagaggccggattgttgggagcaaagcctgtggactttcccatggaacagaatcataggttggcattggcagacgggccagacctgtcggacggtgagcagtataggcgtctgatcggacgtctggtttatttggctgtcacgcgaccagacgttgcctactctgtacatgtcctatctcaatttatgaaagcaccaaaggaggcacattgggaagcagctttgcgagtagtgagatatttgaagaagtgtccgggtcaaggtatactacttcggtcggacagtgcgttgcagttggaggggtggtgcgactcggattgggcagggtgtccaatgacgcgtcggtcggtgactggatggtttgtgtcacttggtatgtcgccagtttcttggaagaccaagaaacagcatactgtttctcggtcgtctgctgaggcagaatatcggtcgatggcagctctgacgtgtgagttgaagtggttgaaacaactactacgcgacttgggggtgacacacgaccaaggcatgaggatgtattgcgacagtcagtctgcgttgcatattgcacagaatccggtgttccatgaaaggacaaaacacatcgagtcagattgtcatttcattcgagatgcaatcaaggaagggatcatcagtccgtcgtacgtgtcgacgaaggttcagttagcagatatcttcaccaaagcgttggggaaggcgcaatttgagttttttttgaacaagatgggcattcgagatctacatgctccaccttgaggggggatgttaagatatgttaagatattagatattattctgtgaatattctgtagagtcctaactatggtgagttacctaatgtgtacctagggtttaggtaactgagttgtactatatatacgtatgttattaatgagaatgatacgagattacacaaatatgttaagatatgttaagatattagatattattctgtgaatattctgtagagtcctaactatggtgagttacctaatgtgtacctagggtttaggtaactgagttgtactatatatacgtatgttattaatgagaatgatacgagattacacaatatttgacatggtatcatgagcctaggttaaaaaccctagattttttTTCCGCAAGAAATTTGAGAGAGTGTAGCCGAGTATTGAGAACAACGACTTTCTTCGCTTGTTGAGTATTGAGATTAGGAGTTAACAATTCCTTAAGTATCACCATGAGTTCCGATGAGGAGGCACCACCAAAGGTcatcgccgccgccgtcgaccTAGACTACTATCTCGGGTCAGGCGACGGCCCCGGTATTGTTATCACCCCTGTGAAACTGAGAGGAGCATCGAACTACGATGAATGGGCCAAAGCcgttcgtcgctcgatgatttcaaaattcaaatttggttttcttgatgggtctgtgaaggagcccattacggacgagacgaagatgaaacattggattgcggtcaattcgatggtggtgtcttggatcacaaacaccattgacgagagtttgcgttcgaatctggaggactttgatattgctcacgagttgtggagtcatttgaggacgcggtactgcgtcgtgtcgggcaccagggtctgccatattaagatggctctgagtggttgcaagcagggcacgtctgagggcgtcatggagtactatggccgcttgtcgaaggtatggaaggagtacgtacagtatgcacgagttcccaggtgtgtatgtgcgggttgtacgtgtaatatagcgaagcaggtgggggacattcacgatgaagatcgtctgcactatttcctaattggcctggatgatcactatgaagccattcgtgcacaactgttagcacgatcgccgttgccaggactcgacgaggcgtaccagacggttatgaataccgagaccatgcgcgccaaggctgcgagaggtccggagagtgtcatggcgttcaaggtcgagactaaggctcggtcgaggtcgggagatgtcagtggcagattttgtggtcattgcaatcgtgagggtcatgaggaagaaacttgttatcagctgattggatttcctgaatggtgggatgagaagaaacgaggtggacgagggcctggtcgaggaggcaggacgtcgattagaggaggcagagtagctcgcggggcagcgtcgtcgaccagtggtgtcgctcgtgccaatgccgtgagcaatgccacaggaggggcgacaaccactgtgacgagtggagacggatcgcatggtgcagtgacgacaaccaatcatgagcttgttggggtgacgaaggagcaagtccagcaaatagttgacatcttgtcacgaccttcaaccaagttgcaaggtaatcttgatttacgttggattgttgacagtggggcatcacgtcatgtgacgggtgatatttcaatcctgagaaatatcaagacatcaagaaatcaacaggttgtgttgccggacggtcaacctgcaaattcaaaccaatatggttcggtggtcttggaggatggtttcgtgctcgataatgttctatttgtgcctaaattgaactgcaatttaatttctgtaactcaattaagtgacgaattacattgtgctgctcaatttactaacaaaatgtgtgttcttcaggaccgctcgacgaggatggtgattggcgtaggtgatcgacaggacggactatattttttccgtggggctccaaaggttcgtgtgctagcagtggagtgtgtggtcgacttgtggcatcaacggatggggcatccgtcggaaaaagtgttgcagttacttcctcatgtgagtcataagattaggaagaataaaacaatttgtgatgtatgtccgcgggcgagacaatgtagggagagttttccagttagtgttagtcgtgctagtcgcacatttgaattggttcatcttgatttatggggaccctacaagactccctcgtcttgtggggcaaagtatttttttaccattgttgacgattattctagaggtgtgtggatttatttactgaataataaaatggaagttgcatcgacatttcttaattttgttgccatgattaagtgtcagtttaatagatcccttcgggtagtacgcagtgataatggtactgaattcaattgcttacaaaattattttcgtcaacatgggattctgtttgagtcgtcgtgtgttgggacgcctcaacaaaatgggagagtcgagagaaaacaccaacatattttgaatgttgggagggcgttacgttttcaaggaaatcttccaataaaattttggggggaatgtattttggccgcctgttacttgataaaccgtacacctaccccgatccttgacaataaaacaccttatgagatgttgtttggtaaaccaccatcgtatgtgcctatccgagtgtttgggtgtctgtgttatgcatataatctccggtgtaaaggggataagtttgagtctcggagtcgccgatgtgtgtttttgggttatccgtttggcaggaagggatggcaactttatgatctagagacacatgagttcttcgtctcacgggatgtcaagtttcatgaagggacgtttccttttgcagatgaatcggatgtgttgccaccggtgcatgatggtcatggggggcttgaccattggagtttggatgagagtgggactacgggtcctgagaccgtgtcgtcgcctgcaggtgatactgctggggtgtcgccgcctacaggtgatactgagggagtgttgtcgcttccgggagctgatgagggggtgtcattgaccagtggtgacgacaggggagtgtcgtcgcctgtgagggaggaacaacaacatgaaacacctagtcgagtggattcagacgtcgtctcctcacagacaggtgtagaggaaacgacgggtagtgacgagagtgagacaaggcagtgtgtggaggatacggagttaggaagggggaagcgtgtgaagtttccgtcgacaaagctgaaagactgtgtgatacatacaatacgggaaaaatatagtacttccgacaaaacacctacggcgtcatcactctcaggtactccttatcctatcacatattttgttaattatgagcgtttttcgtcaaagcacaggcattatatagcagcattgcaagaagggcaagttcctaagagttttaaacaagcgatgcagcatgaggggtggcgtcaggcaatggccgctgaaatcgacgcgttggaggaacaggggacatggacgttggaaaatttaccggaagggaagaaagcactggggagtaaatgggtgtatactgagaagcgtgatgaggatgggaatttgttgagactgaaggctcgattggtatgtttagggaatcatcaggaggaagggttggattataatgagacatttgctcccgtcgcgaagatggcgacagttcgaactttcctagctgtcgcagctgtcaaacagtgggacgtgcatcagatggacgtccataatgcgttcttgcacggtgacttggaggaagagatctatatgaagattcctcctggattccagaagaatcactctgacaaagtgtgtcgaatgagaaagtcgttgtatgggttgaaacaagcacctagatgttggttccagaagttgtcgacggcattgacgcactatggatttcgacagtcgctgtccgattattcgctctttactctgtctaaaggtacgttgcagctgagtgtgctcatttatgtggacgacatgattatcGCGGGCAATAGCAAGTTTGcgcttgagagttttaaggcatacttgaaggagtgttttaaaatgaaagacctcggggctctgaagtacttccttgggttagaggtggcacgaagtagtcaagggttctatgtatgtcagagaaaatatgccctcgacatcatctcagaggccggattgttgggagcaaagcctgtggactttcccatggaacagaatcataggttggcattggcagacgggccagacctcgcaccacccctccaactgcaacgcactgtccgaccgaagtagtataccttgacccggacacttcttcaaatatctcactactcgcaaagctgcttcccaatgtgcctcctttggtgctttcataaattgagataggacatgtacagagtaggcaacgtctggtcgcgtgacagccaaataaaccagacgtccgatcagacgcctatactgctcaccgtccgacaggtctggcccgtctgccaatgccaacctatgattctgttccatgggaaagtccacaggctttgctcccaacaatccggcctctgagatgatgtcgagggcatattttctctgacatacatagaacccttgactacttcgtgccacctctaacccaaggaagtacttcagagccccgaggtctttcattttaaaacactccttcaagtatgccttaaaactctcaagcgCAAACTTGCTATTGCCCGCgataatcatgtcgtccacataaatgagcacactcagctgcaacgtacctttagacagagtaaagagcgaataatcggacagcgactgtcgaaatccatagtgcgtcaatgccgtcgacaacttctggaaccaacatctaggtgcttgtttcaacccatacaacgactttctcattcgacacactttgtcagagtgattcttctggaatccaggaggaatcttcatatagatctcttcctccaagtcaccgtgcaagaacgcattatggacgtccatctgatgcacgtcccactgtttgacagctgcgacagctaggaaagttcgaactgtcgccatcttcgcgacgggagcaaatgtctcattataatccaacccttcctcctgatgattccctaaacataccaatcgagccttcagtctcaacaaattcccatcctcatcacgcttctcagtatacacccatttactccccagtgctttcttcccttccggtaaattttccaacgtccatgtcccctgttcctccaacgcgtcgatttcagcggccattgcctgacgccacccctcatgctgcatcgcttgtttaaaactcttaggaacttgcccttcttgcaatgctgctatataatgcctgtgctttgacgaaaaacgctcataattaacaaaatatgtgataggataaggagtacctgagagtgatgacgccgtaggtgttttgtcggaagtactatatttttcccgtattgtatgtatcacacagtctttcagctttgtcgacggaaacttcacacgcttcccccttcctaactccgtatcctccacacactgccttgtctcactctcgtcactacccgtcgtttcctctacacctgtctgtgaggagacgacgtctgaatccactcgactaggtgtttcatgttgttgttcctccctcacaggcgacgacactcccctgtcgtcaccactggtcaatgacaccccctcatcagctcccggaagcgacaacactccctcagtatcacctgtaggcggcgacaccccagcagtatcacctgcaggcgacgacacggtctcaggacccgtagtcccactctcatccaaactccaatggtcaagccccccatgaccatcatgcaccggtggcaacacatccgattcatctgcaaaaggaaacgtcccttcatgaaacttgacatcccgtgagacgaagaactcatgtgtctctagatcataaagttgccatcccttcctgccaaacggataacccaaaaacacacatcggcgactccgagactcaaacttatcccctttacaccggagattatatgcataacacagacacccaaacactcggataggcacatacgatggtggtttaccaaacaacatctcataaggtgttttattgtcaaggatcggggtaggtgtacggttta
This Spinacia oleracea cultivar Varoflay chromosome 6, BTI_SOV_V1, whole genome shotgun sequence DNA region includes the following protein-coding sequences:
- the LOC130463734 gene encoding uncharacterized protein, with product MSSDEEAPPKVIAAAVDLDYYLGSGDGPGIVITPVKLRGASNYDEWAKAVRRSMISKFKFGFLDGSVKEPITDETKMKHWIAVNSMVVSWITNTIDESLRSNLEDFDIAHELWSHLRTRYCVVSGTRVCHIKMALSGCKQGTSEGVMEYYGRLSKVWKEYVQYARVPRCVCAGCTCNIAKQVGDIHDEDRLHYFLIGLDDHYEAIRAQLLARSPLPGLDEAYQTVMNTETMRAKAARGPESVMAFKVETKARSRSGDVSGRFCGHCNREGHEEETCYQLIGFPEWWDEKKRGGRGPGRGGRTSIRGGRVARGAASSTSGVARANAVSNATGGATTTVTSGDGSHGAVTTTNHELVGVTKEQVQQIVDILSRPSTKLQGPLDEDGDWRR